Proteins from one Cyprinus carpio isolate SPL01 chromosome B15, ASM1834038v1, whole genome shotgun sequence genomic window:
- the LOC109103526 gene encoding alpha-2-macroglobulin-like protein 1, whose amino-acid sequence MLLLLLPLLLLLQCSLTSGATDPIYLVTVTSQAVGGSTETLCAQIHEPKETLSIVVTLRTDNHNLTILQQGFITKDFYKCVPFKVPVVTEESVASISVVVQGGKTSLNKTVQILIIHPQNLLFIQSDKPIYKPGQTIKFRIVSLDSNLLPRKQVFRTVELQDPYSNRIGQWLNQTTRIGILDLSHSMSPEAAQGFYTITAWDEKNQQISHSFEIKEYVLPKYEVNIDFPSILTVQDKEVTLKVCAKYTYGKPVLGSVNAEVCGQSYGYYWMRPFPDMVNVCKEYSMMTDKTGCGSQVINVTEFGLSSGGSFQVNCNVEESGTGITMDGSTSAVFTSDYVNVNFEDTPETYRPGVILKGKVVATNSQSRPMKNEPVIVYAHYGHKSVNVTLTTDINGTARFSFNTSHWSEEPVQLQVNHKGGKELTDFEAFRYYPGYLYIRPFHSKSKSFLMLTKAPEKLSCKSDATVTASYIIQGSALKTGQKTLDFFYIVLSRGSMARNGHLSVNVNTGRENKGELTFTLKKTAALTPNAQVVVYTVLPNGETVADSMDFAIEECLPNKVSLKFSSPTALPGEKTSLTLKASPGSLCSVRAIDQSVLLLRPEAEFSAASVLGMLPVQSLSGYPYNVEEWEPNPCRPLWEIPFAEPARRKRSPFYYPYYVNRNDVYNIFRAVGIKIVTNSDVKAPVDCRYYSTVVMEETTVDDGGRLGFVGPEMGFGSNVEKHTQKIRKFFPETWIWDLIPVGRSGYVDVAKIVPDTITKWAAGAFCTSPVGFGVAPKTDLTAFKPFFVSLALPYSLFREEMFTLKATVFNYLPKCIMVKVTLANSPQFTAQPCKGCTYTQCVCSEESQTFQWTVTPSVLGKVNITVRAEAVQSRELCGNEVVTLPDKGRVDTVMQSILVEAEGTKQSITQNELICLTDRPQDTSISLTLPKVFVKDSAKSFVTVLGDLMGRALRNIGDLLAMPYGCGEQNMLLFAPNIYILQYRENSGQLTPQIKDRAITFLESGYQRELTYKHDDGSYSAFGRTDPSGNTWLTAFVMKSFGGAKKYIFIDQANIDQAKEWLGQQQQKNGCFASVGKLFNNMLKGGVNDEVTLSAYITTALLELGVQNSSFVCFVDPMVVKSLECLKEASRNITNTYVTALLSYTFALAGDEQMRQNLLSNLDQQAKRQGVGRYWTLDNNAQPWVSVEVEMSAYVLLALLSGPTLPGFGLNYSAGIVHWLSKKQNAYGGFSSTQDTVVALQALAKYSAATYNPEGSITITVTSPSGQRNQFTVNQNNRLLYQEKQLQEATGTYKLRAEGKGCAFVQFALHYNIPPSPDSLAFKISANSGVCNNAKNPAFTLITTVRYNGMRQETNMVIINVRLLSGFKPDDTSLQALREDPTIKRLDLDEDRAIFYLDSLKKNQEKSISLKLVQEVPVQNLKPAVVTVYDYYKISELSVIDYFSPCA is encoded by the exons catCTACCTGGTGACAGTCACTTCCCAGGCGGTTGGTGGCAGCACAGAGACTCTGTGTGCACAGATTCATGAGCCCAAAGAAACACTTTCTATAGTGGTAACTTTGAGGACTGACAATCACAACCTGACCATTCTACAACAGGGTTTCATAACAAAGGATTTCTACAAATGTGTCCCTTTTAAG GTCCCTGTAGTCACCGAGGAGTCCGTGGCATCCATAAGTGTTGTAGTCCAAGGGGGCAAAACATCTCTAAACAAAACCGTTCAGATCCtcataattcacccccaaaatcTTCTTTTCATCCAATCAGACAAGCCTATCTACAAGCCTGGGCAAACAA TTAAATTTCGCATTGTGTCTCTGGATTCCAATTTATTGCCTCGCAAACAAGTg TTTCGAACTGTAGAACTCCAG GACCCTTATTCAAATCGCATTGGTCAGTGGTTGAATCAGACAACAAGGATTGGCATTTTGGATCTGTCCCACTCCATGTCTCCAGAAGCCGCTCAGGGTTTCTACACGATCACTGCTTGGGATGAGAAGAACCAACAAATATCACACAGCTTTGAAATTAAAGAATATG TTCTGCCAAAATATGAAGTGAACATCGATTTTCCCTCCATTTTAACCGTACAGGACAAAGAGGTCACTCTGAAAGTTTGTGCAAA atACACTTATGGCAAGCCTGTGTTGGGGTCTGTGAATGCTGAAGTGTGTGGGCAGAGCTATGGTTACTATTGGATGAGACCTTTCCCTGACATGGTTAATGTATGCAAAGAATATTCAATGATG ACTGACAAGACTGGCTGTGGGTCTCAGGTGATAAATGTGACAGAATTTGGCTTGTCTTCAGGAGGATCTTTCCAAGTGAATTGTAATGTGGAAGAGTCTGGAACAG GGATCACTATGGATGGTTCTACCTCAGCTGTGTTTACCAGTGATTATGTCAATGTTAACTTTGAGGACACACCAGAAACATACAGGCCTGGCGTGATCTTAAAGGGAAAG gtTGTGGCCACTAATTCACAGTCCAGACCTATGAAAAATGAGCCAGTGATTGTATATGCACATTATGGTCATAAAAGTGTCAATGTGACACTGACGACAGACATCAATGGCACTGCCCGCTTCTCCTTTAATACTTCACATTGGTCAGAAGAACCCGTGCAATTACAG gTCAATCATAAAGGAGGCAAAGAACTGACTGATTTTGAGGCTTTTAGATATTATCCAGGCTATCTCTACATAAGACCGTTTCACTCCAAAAGCAAAAGTTTCCTGATGTTGACAAAGGCTCCAGAGAAGCTCAGCTGTAAAAGTGATGCAACAGTGACGGCCAGTTACATCATTCAGGGCAGTGCTCTGAAAACAGGCCAGAAAACCTTGGATTTCTTCTACatt GTCTTGTCCAGAGGCAGCATGGCTCGAAATGGTCATCTGTCTGTGAATGTGAACACTGGAAGAG AAAACAAAGGAGAACTGACATTCACACTAAAGAAGACAGCAGCTCTGACTCCAAACGCTCAGGTGGTGGTTTACACAGTTCTTCCCAATGGAGAAACAGTAGCAGACAGTATGGACTTTGCCATTGAAGAATGTTTGCCAAACAAG GTGTCCTTAAAGTTCTCGTCTCCCACCGCACTACCTGGAGAGAAGACATCTCTTACTCTGAAAGCCAGTCCTGGCTCTTTGTGCTCTGTGCGGGCCATTGATCAGAGTGTGCTGCTGTTGAGACCAGAGGCCGAGTTCAGTGCTGCCTCT GTCCTTGGAATGTTACCAGTCCAGAGTTTGTCAGGTTACCCATACAATGTTGAGGAGTGGGAGCCTAACCCCTGCCGACCTCTCTGGGAGATCCCCTTTGCTGAACCTGCAAGGCGCAAGCGCTCCCCCTTTTATTACCCCTACTATGTCAACAGAAATGATGTCTACAACATCTTTAGA GCAGTTGGAATCAAAATCGTTACCAACTCTGATGTGAAAGCACCTGTTGATTGTCGTTATTATAGCACAGTGGTTATGGAGGAAA CTACTGTGGACGATGGTGGGCGCTTGGGCTTTGTTGGACCAGAGATGGGGTTTGGTTCAAATGTGGAAAAACATACGCAGAAGATCCGCAAATTCTTTCCAGAAACCTGGATATGGGATCTTATACCTGTGGG GAGATCAGGATATGTGGATGTTGCAAAGATTGTCCCGGACACCATCACTAAATGGGCAGCAGGGGCTTTCTGCACATCCCCTGTCGGGTTTGGAGTGGCCCCCAAGACTGATCTCACTGCTTTCAAGCCCTTCTTTGTGAGCCTTGCCCTCCCCTACTCTCTTTTCCGTGAGGAGATGTTCACTCTCAAAGCAACTGTATTTAACTACCTCCCCAAATGTATCATG GTAAAGGTCACACTGGCAAACTCACCGCAGTTCACAGCTCAGCCATGCAAAGGCTGCACTTACACTCAGTGTGTTTGCTCTGAAGAGAGCCAAACCTTCCAGTGGACTGTTACACCCTCTGTCCTGG GTAAGGTGAACATTACAGTACGTGCTGAGGCGGTGCAGAGCCGAGAACTGTGTGGCAATGAAGTGGTGACTTTGCCGGACAAAGGCAGAGTTGATACTGTGATGCAGAGCATTCTGGTGGAG GCAGAGGGAACCAAACAGTCAATCACTCAGAATGAACTCATCTGCTTAACAG ACCGTCCACAGGACACATCCATTTCTCTCACTCTACCCAAAGTGTTTGTCAAGGATTCTGCAAAAAGCTTTGTCACTGTTCTGG GTGATCTGATGGGTCGTGCTCTGAGGAACATCGGTGATCTGTTGGCTATGCCATACGGCTGTGGAGAGCAGAACATGCTGCTTTTTGCCCCAAATATCTACATCCTTCAGTACCGGGAGAACAGCGGGCAACTCACTCCTCAGATTAAAGACCGAGCCATAACCTTCCTGGAGAGCG gctATCAGAGAGAGCTGACATACAAGCATGATGATGGATCCTACAGTGCTTTTGGGAGGACTGATCCTTCTGGTAACACCTG gttAACCGCATTTGTGATGAAGTCTTTCGGTGGGGCAAAgaagtatatatttatagatcAGGCCAACATTGATCAGGCAAAGGAATGGCTGGGTCAACAACAGCAGAAGAACGGCTGCTTCGCCTCTGTGGGGAAACTCTTCAACAACATGTTGAAG GGTGGTGTCAATGATGAAGTCACTCTCTCTGCATACATCACCACAGCACTGCTTGAGTTAGGAGTCCAGAACTCT TCTTTTGTGTGCTTTGTAGATCCCATGGTTGTGAAAAGCCTTGAATGTCTTAAGGAGGCTTCCCGTAATATTACCAACACTTATGTGACCGCCTTGCTGTCCTACACATTCGCTCTTGCAGGAGATGAACAGATGAGACAGAACCTCCTCTCCAACCTGGACCAGCAGGCCAAGAGACAAG GTGTTGGACGATATTGGACTCTGGATAATAATGCGCAGCCATGGGTCTCTGTGGAGGTAGAGATGAGTGCCTATGTGTTGCTGGCGCTGCTCTCGGGACCCACACTCCCTGGATTTGGACTGAACTACTCTGCTGGCATAGTGCATTGGTTAAGCAAGAAGCAGAACGCTTATGGAGGCTTCTCCTCTACACAG GATACTGTAGTAGCACTCCAGGCCCTCGCTAAGTACAGTGCTGCCACCTACAATCCAGAAGGATCCATTACCATAACCGTGACCTCCCCCTCAGGCCAGAGGAACCAGTTCACTGTGAACCAGAACAACCGGCTGCTTTACCAGGAGAAACAGCTGCAAGAGGCTACTGGCACATACAAGCTGAGGGCAGAAGGCAAAGGCTGTGCATTTGTGCAG TTTGCCTTGCACTATAATATCCCACCTTCTCCAGACTCTTTGGCCTTCAAAATCAGTGCAAATTCTGGGGTTTGCAACAATGCAAAGAACCCAGCTTTTACACTAATTACTACTGTAAG GTATAACGGCATGCGACAGGAGACCAACATGGTGATCATTAACGTCAGGCTGCTGTCGGGGTTTAAGCCAGATGACACGTCTCTGCAGGCT CTGAGGGAAGACCCCACCATCAAACGTCTAGATCTGGATGAGGATCGTGCCATTTTCTATTTGGatagt TTGAAAAAGAATCAGGAGAAGTCCATCAGCCTGAAGCTTGTGCAGGAAGTACCGGTACAGAACCTGAAACCAGCTGTAGTGACCGTATATGACTACTACAAGATCA GTGAATTGTCTGTGATTGACTATTTTTCCCCATGTGCATAA